The Lates calcarifer isolate ASB-BC8 linkage group LG14, TLL_Latcal_v3, whole genome shotgun sequence genome has a segment encoding these proteins:
- the LOC108888791 gene encoding uncharacterized protein LOC108888791 isoform X33 — protein sequence MMFSSEVYNMDYGLIIFLLTGALVSVASAQTRQYHFVSTPLNWTEAQSFCRQVYTDLATIENTADVSAVNATTSNYTGQAWIGLYDDLVNSWRWSLDNSSFYGEGETEFRNWDLNPVQPNNQLGQQYCVVLYGGRLGTWGDTECSMELQFVCYAGIENGTLVYVIIDNQVNWTQAQRFCRENYVDLASIRNQTENDIITSISNGRFVWIGLYRNNLWSDGSTSLFRNWAAGQPDSGTDNCFTTSFSGSGQWSDDDCSLSLPFICFRTIPPNAEGFRSTGQDETSITLQWNKVNNNVSYILQFDGTEINITAPDGDGPVTHTVSSLTAGTKYTFTLFSVFEDVRSSGVSFTAVTVPSNAGGFRSTGQDETSITLQWNKVNNNVSFTLQFDGTEINITAPDGDGPVTHTVSSLTAATKYTFTLFSVFEDVRSSGVSVTAVTAPSNTGGFRSTGQDETSITLQWNKVNNNVSFTLQFDGTEINITAPDGDGPVTHTVSSLTAGTKYTFTLFSVFEDVRSSGVSVTAVTAPSNTGGFRSTGQDETSITLQWNKVNNNVSFTLQFDGTEINITAPDGDGPVTHTVSSLTAGTKYTFTLFSVFEDVRSSGVSVTAVTAPSNTGGFRSTGQDETSITLQWNKVNNNVSFTLQFDGTEINITAPDGDGPVTHTVSSLTAGTKYTFTLFSVFEDVRSSGVSVTAVTAPSNTGGFRSTGQDETSITLQWNKVNNNVSFTLQFDGTEINITAPDGDGPVTHTVSSLTAGTKYTFTLFSVFEDVRSSGVSVTAVTAPSNTGGFRSTGQDETSITLQWNKVNNNVSFTLQFDGTEINITAPDGDGPVTHTISSLTAGTKYTFTLFSVFEDVRSSGVSVTAVTAPSNTGGFRSTGQDETSITLQWNKVNNNVSFTLQFDGTEINITAPDGDGPVTHTVSSLTAGTKYTFTLFSVFEDVRSSGVSVTAVTAPSNTGGFRSTGQDETSITLQWNKVNNNVSFTLQFDGTEINITAPDGDGPVTHTVSSLTAGTKYTFTLFSVFEDVRSSGVSVTAVTAPSNTGGFRSTGQDETSITLQWNKVNNNVSFTLQFDGTEINITAPDGDGPVTHTVSSLTAGTKYTFTLFSVFEDVRSSGVSVTAVTAPSNTGGFRSTGQDETSITLQWNKVNNNVSFTLQFDGTEINITAPDGDGPVTHTVSSLTAGTKYTFTLFSVFEDVRSSGVSVTAVTAPSNTGGFRSTGQDETSITLQWNKVNNNVSFTLQFDGTEINITAPDGDGPVTHTVSSLTAGTKYTFTLFSVFEDVRSSGVSVTAVTAPSNTGGFRSTGQDETSITLQWNKVNNNVSFTLQFDGTEINITAPDGDGPVTHTVSSLTAGTKYTFTLFSVFEDVRSSGVSVTAVTAPSNTGGFRSTGQDETSITLQWNKVNNNVSFTLQFDGTEINITAPDGDGPVTHTVSSLTAGTKYTFTLFSVFEDIRSSGVSFTAVTAPSNAGNFRSTGQDETSITLQWNKVNNNVSYILQFDGTEINITAPDGDGPVTHTVSSLTAGTKYTFTLFSVFEDVRSSGVSFTAVTGEILNFFSVLLM from the exons ATGATG ttttcttCAGAGGTTTATAACATGGATTATGGGCTGATCATCTTTTTGCTCACAG gaGCATTGGTCAGTGTTGCCTCTGCCCAAACTCGTCAGTATCACTTTGTGAGCACGCCACTGAACtggactgaagctcagagctTCTGCCGACAGGTCTATACTGACCTGGCCACCATagaaaacacagctgatgtCAGTGCCGTTAATGCTACTACATCAAACTACACAG GCCAGGCTTGGATAGGTCTCTATGATGATTTGGTAAACAGCTGGAGATGGTCCCTGGATAACAGCAGCTTCTAtggagaaggagaaacagagtTTAGAAATTGGGATTTGAATCCTGTTCAGCCCAACAATCAACTAGGACAACAGTACTGTGTGGTATTATATGGTGGCCGTTTGGGCACATGGGGAGACACTGAATGCAGCATGGAACTTCAGTTTGTGTGCTATGCTG GCATAGAAAATGGCACACTGGTCTATGTTATAATTGACAATCAGGTGAATTGGACTCAAGCTCAGAGATTCTGCAGGGAGAATTATGTTGACCTAGCCAG TATAAGaaatcagacagaaaatgacatcATCACAAGCATATCAAATGGGAGATTTGTGTGGATTGGTCTGTACCGGAATAACCTGTGGTCTGATGGGAGCACCTCTCTGTTTCGAAACTGGGCCGCTGGACAGCCAGACTCTGGGACAGATAACTGTTTCACCACATCATTCAGTGGCTCAGGACAGTGGTCAGATGATGATTGCTCCCTCAGCTTGCCATTCATCTGTTTCAGAACAA TTCCACCCAACGCAGAAGGCTTCAGATCAACAGGACAAGATGAGACCAGTATCactctgcagtggaataaaGTCAACAACAATGTCAGCTATATTCTCCAGTTTGATGGGACAGAGATAAACATCACTGCACCAGATGGAGATGGACCAGTAACTCACACAGTCTCATCTCTCACTGCTGGAACCAAAtacacattcactctcttctctgtgtttgaggacGTCAGAAGCAGTGGAGTAAGCTTTACTGCAGTCACTG TTCCTTCAAATGCAGGAGGCTTCAGGTCAACAGGACAAGATGAGACCAGTATCactctgcagtggaataaaGTCAACAACAATGTCAGCTTTACTCTCCAGTTTGATGGTACAGAGATAAACATCACTGCACCAGATGGAGATGGACCAGTAACTCACACAGTCTCATCTCTCACTGCTGCAACCAAAtacacattcactctcttctctgtgtttgaggacGTCAGAAGCAGTGGAGTAAGCGTTACTGCAGTCACTG ctcctTCAAACACAGGAGGCTTCAGGTCAACAGGACAAGATGAGACCAGTATCactctgcagtggaataaaGTCAACAACAATGTCAGCTTTACTCTCCAGTTTGATGGAACAGAGATAAACATCACTGCACCAGATGGAGATGGACCAGTAACTCACACAGTCTCATCTCTCACTGCTGGAACCAAAtacacattcactctcttctctgtgtttgaggacGTCAGAAGCAGTGGAGTAAGCGTTACTGCAGTCACTG ctcctTCAAACACAGGAGGCTTCAGGTCAACAGGACAAGATGAGACCAGTATCactctgcagtggaataaaGTCAACAACAATGTCAGCTTTACTCTCCAGTTTGATGGAACAGAGATAAACATCACTGCACCAGATGGAGATGGACCAGTAACTCACACAGTCTCATCTCTCACTGCTGGAACCAAAtacacattcactctcttctctgtgtttgaggacGTCAGAAGCAGTGGAGTAAGCGTTACTGCAGTCACTG ctcctTCAAACACAGGAGGCTTCAGGTCAACAGGACAAGATGAGACCAGTATCactctgcagtggaataaaGTCAACAACAATGTCAGCTTTACTCTCCAGTTTGATGGAACAGAGATAAACATCACTGCACCAGATGGAGATGGACCAGTAACTCACACAGTCTCATCTCTCACTGCTGGAACCAAAtacacattcactctcttctctgtgtttgaggacGTCAGAAGCAGTGGAGTAAGTGTTACTGCAGTCACTG ctcctTCAAACACAGGAGGCTTCAGATCAACAGGACAAGATGAGACCAGTATCactctgcagtggaataaaGTCAACAACAATGTCAGCTTTACTCTCCAGTTTGATGGAACAGAGATAAACATCACTGCACCAGATGGAGATGGACCAGTAACTCACACAGTCTCATCTCTCACTGCTGGAACCAAAtacacattcactctcttctctgtgtttgaggacGTCAGAAGCAGTGGAGTAAGCGTTACTGCAGTCACTG ctcctTCAAACACAGGAGGCTTCAGGTCAACAGGACAAGATGAGACCAGTATCactctgcagtggaataaaGTCAACAACAATGTCAGCTTTACTCTCCAGTTTGATGGAACAGAGATAAACATCACTGCACCAGATGGAGATGGACCAGTAACTCACACAATCTCATCTCTCACTGCTGGAACCAAAtacacattcactctcttctctgtgtttgaggacGTCAGAAGCAGTGGAGTAAGTGTTACTGCAGTCACTG ctcctTCAAACACAGGAGGCTTCAGATCAACAGGACAAGATGAGACCAGTATCactctgcagtggaataaaGTCAACAACAATGTCAGCTTTACTCTCCAGTTTGATGGAACAGAGATAAACATCACTGCACCAGATGGAGATGGACCAGTAACTCACACAGTCTCATCTCTCACTGCTGGAACCAAAtacacattcactctcttctctgtgtttgaggacGTCAGAAGCAGTGGAGTAAGCGTTACTGCAGTCACTG ctcctTCAAACACAGGAGGCTTCAGGTCAACAGGACAAGATGAGACCAGTATCactctgcagtggaataaaGTCAACAACAATGTCAGCTTTACTCTCCAGTTTGATGGAACAGAGATAAACATCACTGCACCAGATGGAGATGGACCAGTAACTCACACAGTCTCATCTCTCACTGCTGGAACCAAAtacacattcactctcttctctgtgtttgaggacGTCAGAAGCAGTGGAGTAAGCGTTACTGCAGTCACTG ctcctTCAAACACAGGAGGCTTCAGGTCAACAGGACAAGATGAGACCAGTATCactctgcagtggaataaaGTCAACAACAATGTCAGCTTTACTCTCCAGTTTGATGGAACAGAGATAAACATCACTGCACCAGATGGAGATGGACCAGTAACTCACACAGTCTCATCTCTCACTGCTGGAACCAAAtacacattcactctcttctctgtgtttgaggacGTCAGAAGCAGTGGAGTAAGCGTTACTGCAGTCACTG ctcctTCAAACACAGGAGGCTTCAGGTCAACAGGACAAGATGAGACCAGTATCactctgcagtggaataaaGTCAACAACAATGTCAGCTTTACTCTCCAGTTTGATGGAACAGAGATAAACATCACTGCACCAGATGGAGATGGACCAGTAACTCACACAGTCTCATCTCTCACTGCTGGAACCAAAtacacattcactctcttctctgtgtttgaggacGTCAGAAGCAGTGGAGTAAGTGTTACTGCAGTCACTG ctcctTCAAACACAGGAGGCTTCAGATCAACAGGACAAGATGAGACCAGTATCactctgcagtggaataaaGTCAACAACAATGTCAGCTTTACTCTCCAGTTTGATGGAACAGAGATAAACATCACTGCACCAGATGGAGATGGACCAGTAACTCACACAGTCTCATCTCTCACTGCTGGAACCAAAtacacattcactctcttctctgtgtttgaggacGTCAGAAGCAGTGGAGTAAGCGTTACTGCAGTCACTG ctcctTCAAACACAGGAGGCTTCAGGTCAACAGGACAAGATGAGACCAGTATCactctgcagtggaataaaGTCAACAACAATGTCAGCTTTACTCTCCAGTTTGATGGTACAGAGATAAACATCACTGCACCAGATGGAGATGGACCAGTAACTCACACAGTCTCATCTCTCACTGCTGGAACCAAAtacacattcactctcttctctgtgtttgaggacGTCAGAAGCAGTGGAGTAAGCGTTACTGCAGTCACTG ctcctTCAAACACAGGAGGCTTCAGGTCAACAGGACAAGATGAGACCAGTATCactctgcagtggaataaaGTCAACAACAATGTCAGCTTTACTCTCCAGTTTGATGGAACAGAGATAAACATCACTGCACCAGATGGAGATGGACCAGTAACTCACACAGTCTCATCTCTCACTGCTGGAACCAAAtacacattcactctcttctctgtgtttgaggacATCAGAAGCAGTGGAGTAAGCTTTACTGCAGTCACTG
- the LOC108888791 gene encoding uncharacterized protein LOC108888791 isoform X19, with protein MMFSSEVYNMDYGLIIFLLTGALVSVASAQTRQYHFVSTPLNWTEAQSFCRQVYTDLATIENTADVSAVNATTSNYTGQAWIGLYDDLVNSWRWSLDNSSFYGEGETEFRNWDLNPVQPNNQLGQQYCVVLYGGRLGTWGDTECSMELQFVCYAGIENGTLVYVIIDNQVNWTQAQRFCRENYVDLASIRNQTENDIITSISNGRFVWIGLYRNNLWSDGSTSLFRNWAAGQPDSGTDNCFTTSFSGSGQWSDDDCSLSLPFICFRTIPPNAEGFRSTGQDETSITLQWNKVNNNVSYILQFDGTEINITAPDGDGPVTHTVSSLTAGTKYTFTLFSVFEDVRSSGVSFTAVTVPSNAGGFRSTGQDETSITLQWNKVNNNVSFTLQFDGTEINITAPDGDGPVTHTVSSLTAATKYTFTLFSVFEDVRSSGVSVTAVTAPSNTGGFRSTGQDETSITLQWNKVNNNVSFTLQFDGTEINITAPDGDGPVTHTVSSLTAGTKYTFTLFSVFEDVRSSGVSVTAVTAPSNTGGFRSTGQDETSITLQWNKVNNNVSFTLQFDGTEINITAPDGDGPVTHTVSSLTAGTKYTFTLFSVFEDVRSSGVSVTAVTAPSNTGGFRSTGQDETSITLQWNKVNNNVSFTLQFDGTEINITAPDGDGPVTHTVSSLTAGTKYTFTLFSVFEDVRSSGVSVTAVTAPSNTGGFRSTGQDETSITLQWNKVNNNVSFTLQFDGTEINITAPDGDGPVTHTVSSLTAGTKYTFTLFSVFEDVRSSGVSVTAVTAPSNTGGFRSTGQDETSITLQWNKVNNNVSFTLQFDGTEINITAPDGDGPVTHTISSLTAGTKYTFTLFSVFEDVRSSGVSVTAVTAPSNTGGFRSTGQDETSITLQWNKVNNNVSFTLQFDGTEINITAPDGDGPVTHTVSSLTAGTKYTFTLFSVFEDVRSSGVSVTAVTAPSNTGGFRSTGQDETSITLQWNKVNNNVSFTLQFDGTEINITAPDGDGPVTHTVSSLTAGTKYTFTLFSVFEDVRSSGVSVTAVTAPSNTGGFRSTGQDETSITLQWNKVNNNVSFTLQFDGTEINITAPDGDGPVTHTVSSLTAGTKYTFTLFSVFEDVRSSGVSVTAVTAPSNTGGFRSTGQDETSITLQWNKVNNNVSFTLQFDGTEINITAPDGDGPVTHTVSSLTAGTKYTFTLFSVFEDVRSSGVSVTAVTAPSNTGGFRSTGQDETSITLQWNKVNNNVSFTLQFDGTEINITAPDGDGPVTHTVSSLTAGTKYTFTLFSVFEDVRSSGVSVTAVTAPSNTGGFRSTGQDETSITLQWNKVNNNVSFTLQFDGTEINITAPDGDGPVTHTISSLTAGTKYTFTLFSVFEDVRSSGVSVTAVTAPSNTGGFRSTGQDETSITLQWNKVNNNVSFTLQFDGTEINITAPDGDGPVTHTVSSLTAGTKYTFTLFSVFEDVRSSGVSVTAVTAPSNTGGFRSTGQDETSITLQWNKVNNNVSFTLQFDGTEINITAPDGDGPVTHTVSSLTAGTKYTFTLFSVFEDIRSSGVSFTAVTAPSNAGNFRSTGQDETSITLQWNKVNNNVSYILQFDGTEINITAPDGDGPVTHTVSSLTAGTKYTFTLFSVFEDVRSSGVSFTAVTGEILNFFSVLLM; from the exons ATGATG ttttcttCAGAGGTTTATAACATGGATTATGGGCTGATCATCTTTTTGCTCACAG gaGCATTGGTCAGTGTTGCCTCTGCCCAAACTCGTCAGTATCACTTTGTGAGCACGCCACTGAACtggactgaagctcagagctTCTGCCGACAGGTCTATACTGACCTGGCCACCATagaaaacacagctgatgtCAGTGCCGTTAATGCTACTACATCAAACTACACAG GCCAGGCTTGGATAGGTCTCTATGATGATTTGGTAAACAGCTGGAGATGGTCCCTGGATAACAGCAGCTTCTAtggagaaggagaaacagagtTTAGAAATTGGGATTTGAATCCTGTTCAGCCCAACAATCAACTAGGACAACAGTACTGTGTGGTATTATATGGTGGCCGTTTGGGCACATGGGGAGACACTGAATGCAGCATGGAACTTCAGTTTGTGTGCTATGCTG GCATAGAAAATGGCACACTGGTCTATGTTATAATTGACAATCAGGTGAATTGGACTCAAGCTCAGAGATTCTGCAGGGAGAATTATGTTGACCTAGCCAG TATAAGaaatcagacagaaaatgacatcATCACAAGCATATCAAATGGGAGATTTGTGTGGATTGGTCTGTACCGGAATAACCTGTGGTCTGATGGGAGCACCTCTCTGTTTCGAAACTGGGCCGCTGGACAGCCAGACTCTGGGACAGATAACTGTTTCACCACATCATTCAGTGGCTCAGGACAGTGGTCAGATGATGATTGCTCCCTCAGCTTGCCATTCATCTGTTTCAGAACAA TTCCACCCAACGCAGAAGGCTTCAGATCAACAGGACAAGATGAGACCAGTATCactctgcagtggaataaaGTCAACAACAATGTCAGCTATATTCTCCAGTTTGATGGGACAGAGATAAACATCACTGCACCAGATGGAGATGGACCAGTAACTCACACAGTCTCATCTCTCACTGCTGGAACCAAAtacacattcactctcttctctgtgtttgaggacGTCAGAAGCAGTGGAGTAAGCTTTACTGCAGTCACTG TTCCTTCAAATGCAGGAGGCTTCAGGTCAACAGGACAAGATGAGACCAGTATCactctgcagtggaataaaGTCAACAACAATGTCAGCTTTACTCTCCAGTTTGATGGTACAGAGATAAACATCACTGCACCAGATGGAGATGGACCAGTAACTCACACAGTCTCATCTCTCACTGCTGCAACCAAAtacacattcactctcttctctgtgtttgaggacGTCAGAAGCAGTGGAGTAAGCGTTACTGCAGTCACTG ctcctTCAAACACAGGAGGCTTCAGGTCAACAGGACAAGATGAGACCAGTATCactctgcagtggaataaaGTCAACAACAATGTCAGCTTTACTCTCCAGTTTGATGGAACAGAGATAAACATCACTGCACCAGATGGAGATGGACCAGTAACTCACACAGTCTCATCTCTCACTGCTGGAACCAAAtacacattcactctcttctctgtgtttgaggacGTCAGAAGCAGTGGAGTAAGCGTTACTGCAGTCACTG ctcctTCAAACACAGGAGGCTTCAGGTCAACAGGACAAGATGAGACCAGTATCactctgcagtggaataaaGTCAACAACAATGTCAGCTTTACTCTCCAGTTTGATGGAACAGAGATAAACATCACTGCACCAGATGGAGATGGACCAGTAACTCACACAGTCTCATCTCTCACTGCTGGAACCAAAtacacattcactctcttctctgtgtttgaggacGTCAGAAGCAGTGGAGTAAGCGTTACTGCAGTCACTG ctcctTCAAACACAGGAGGCTTCAGGTCAACAGGACAAGATGAGACCAGTATCactctgcagtggaataaaGTCAACAACAATGTCAGCTTTACTCTCCAGTTTGATGGAACAGAGATAAACATCACTGCACCAGATGGAGATGGACCAGTAACTCACACAGTCTCATCTCTCACTGCTGGAACCAAAtacacattcactctcttctctgtgtttgaggacGTCAGAAGCAGTGGAGTAAGTGTTACTGCAGTCACTG ctcctTCAAACACAGGAGGCTTCAGATCAACAGGACAAGATGAGACCAGTATCactctgcagtggaataaaGTCAACAACAATGTCAGCTTTACTCTCCAGTTTGATGGAACAGAGATAAACATCACTGCACCAGATGGAGATGGACCAGTAACTCACACAGTCTCATCTCTCACTGCTGGAACCAAAtacacattcactctcttctctgtgtttgaggacGTCAGAAGCAGTGGAGTAAGCGTTACTGCAGTCACTG ctcctTCAAACACAGGAGGCTTCAGGTCAACAGGACAAGATGAGACCAGTATCactctgcagtggaataaaGTCAACAACAATGTCAGCTTTACTCTCCAGTTTGATGGAACAGAGATAAACATCACTGCACCAGATGGAGATGGACCAGTAACTCACACAATCTCATCTCTCACTGCTGGAACCAAAtacacattcactctcttctctgtgtttgaggacGTCAGAAGCAGTGGAGTAAGTGTTACTGCAGTCACTG ctcctTCAAACACAGGAGGCTTCAGATCAACAGGACAAGATGAGACCAGTATCactctgcagtggaataaaGTCAACAACAATGTCAGCTTTACTCTCCAGTTTGATGGAACAGAGATAAACATCACTGCACCAGATGGAGATGGACCAGTAACTCACACAGTCTCATCTCTCACTGCTGGAACCAAAtacacattcactctcttctctgtgtttgaggacGTCAGAAGCAGTGGAGTAAGCGTTACTGCAGTCACTG ctcctTCAAACACAGGAGGCTTCAGGTCAACAGGACAAGATGAGACCAGTATCactctgcagtggaataaaGTCAACAACAATGTCAGCTTTACTCTCCAGTTTGATGGAACAGAGATAAACATCACTGCACCAGATGGAGATGGACCAGTAACTCACACAGTCTCATCTCTCACTGCTGGAACCAAAtacacattcactctcttctctgtgtttgaggacGTCAGAAGCAGTGGAGTAAGCGTTACTGCAGTCACTG ctcctTCAAACACAGGAGGCTTCAGGTCAACAGGACAAGATGAGACCAGTATCactctgcagtggaataaaGTCAACAACAATGTCAGCTTTACTCTCCAGTTTGATGGAACAGAGATAAACATCACTGCACCAGATGGAGATGGACCAGTAACTCACACAGTCTCATCTCTCACTGCTGGAACCAAAtacacattcactctcttctctgtgtttgaggacGTCAGAAGCAGTGGAGTAAGCGTTACTGCAGTCACTG ctcctTCAAACACAGGAGGCTTCAGGTCAACAGGACAAGATGAGACCAGTATCactctgcagtggaataaaGTCAACAACAATGTCAGCTTTACTCTCCAGTTTGATGGAACAGAGATAAACATCACTGCACCAGATGGAGATGGACCAGTAACTCACACAGTCTCATCTCTCACTGCTGGAACCAAAtacacattcactctcttctctgtgtttgaggacGTCAGAAGCAGTGGAGTAAGTGTTACTGCAGTCACTG ctcctTCAAACACAGGAGGCTTCAGATCAACAGGACAAGATGAGACCAGTATCactctgcagtggaataaaGTCAACAACAATGTCAGCTTTACTCTCCAGTTTGATGGAACAGAGATAAACATCACTGCACCAGATGGAGATGGACCAGTAACTCACACAGTCTCATCTCTCACTGCTGGAACCAAAtacacattcactctcttctctgtgtttgaggacGTCAGAAGCAGTGGAGTAAGCGTTACTGCAGTCACTG ctcctTCAAACACAGGAGGCTTCAGGTCAACAGGACAAGATGAGACCAGTATCactctgcagtggaataaaGTCAACAACAATGTCAGCTTTACTCTCCAGTTTGATGGAACAGAGATAAACATCACTGCACCAGATGGAGATGGACCAGTAACTCACACAATCTCATCTCTCACTGCTGGAACCAAAtacacattcactctcttctctgtgtttgaggacGTCAGAAGCAGTGGAGTAAGTGTTACTGCAGTCACTG ctcctTCAAACACAGGAGGCTTCAGATCAACAGGACAAGATGAGACCAGTATCactctgcagtggaataaaGTCAACAACAATGTCAGCTTTACTCTCCAGTTTGATGGAACAGAGATAAACATCACTGCACCAGATGGAGATGGACCAGTAACTCACACAGTCTCATCTCTCACTGCTGGAACCAAAtacacattcactctcttctctgtgtttgaggacGTCAGAAGCAGTGGAGTAAGCGTTACTGCAGTCACTG ctcctTCAAACACAGGAGGCTTCAGGTCAACAGGACAAGATGAGACCAGTATCactctgcagtggaataaaGTCAACAACAATGTCAGCTTTACTCTCCAGTTTGATGGAACAGAGATAAACATCACTGCACCAGATGGAGATGGACCAGTAACTCACACAGTCTCATCTCTCACTGCTGGAACCAAAtacacattcactctcttctctgtgtttgaggacATCAGAAGCAGTGGAGTAAGCTTTACTGCAGTCACTG